A window from Gossypium raimondii isolate GPD5lz chromosome 7, ASM2569854v1, whole genome shotgun sequence encodes these proteins:
- the LOC105801556 gene encoding AUGMIN subunit 5: MQSSNVQPEVILEWLQKEMGYRPLGPYNSSSNKSNLPSIDSLRKICRGNMLPLWHFLLTRVKSEKTVQSIRKNITVHGGGGNIENAGNLGKEEGRSKGGGRRKEKVGGGGGGEGSGAAEIREAAIREREAAAKEAERLRNIVRRQRKDLKARMLEVSREEAERKRMLDEKANYRHKQVVLEAYDQQCDEAAKIFAEYHKRLHQYVNQARDAQRSSVDSSIEVVSNYSGNSEKEAVYSTVKGTKAADDVILIETTRERNVRKACESLADRMIEKVRNSFPAYEGNGIHLSPQSEAAKLGFDFDGEIPDEVRIVIVNCLKNPPQLLQAISTYTSRLKTLISREIEKVDVRADAEALRYKYENNRVMDVSSPDVSSPLNQLYGNEKIGMDVPSRGMQNQLLERQKAHVQQFLATEDALNKAAEARDLCQKLIKRLQGGSDLVPSRSLVGGATQNVGSLRQFELEVWAKEREAAGLKASLNTLMSEIQRLNKLCAERKEAEDSLRKKWKKIEEFDSRRSELESIYTALLKANMDAAAFWNQQPLAAREYASSTIIPVCNIVADISNSAKEFIVKEVSAFYRSPDNSLYMLPSSPQALLESMGANGSTGPEAVAAAEKNAALLTARAGARDPSAIPSICRVSAALQYPAGLEGSDAGLASVLESLEFCLKLRGSEASVLEELAKAINLVHIRQDLVESGHALLNHAYRAQQEYARTTNYCLNLAAEQDKIVIEKWLPELKTAILNAQKCLEDCKYVRGLLDEWWEQPASTVVDWVTVDRQNVGAWHSHVKQLLAFYDKEDL, encoded by the exons ATGCAGAGCTCTAATGTGCAGCCGGAAGTTATACTAGAATGGCTGCAAAAGGAAATGGGTTACCGTCCCTTAGGACCCTACAATTCTTCTTCCAACAAGTCGAATTTACCTTCCATCGATTCGCTTCGCAAGATTTGTAGAGGGAATATGTTACCCCTGTGGCATTTCTTGTTAACCCGCGTTAAATCCGAGAAAACCGTCCAAAGCATCCGAAAGAACATCACCGTACACGGCGGAGGGGGGAATATTGAGAATGCTGGAAATTTGGGGAAAGAGGAGGGGAGGAGTAAAGGAGGGGGGAGGAGGAAAGAGAAGGtgggtggtggtggtggagggGAGGGTTCAGGTGCGGCGGAGATTAGGGAAGCAGCAATAAGGGAACGGGAAGCCGCTGCCAAGGAAGCGGAGAGGTTGAGAAATATTGTgaggagacaaaggaaagaTTTGAAGGCTAGGATGTTGGAGGTTTCTAGAGAGGAAGCTGAAAGGAAAAGGATGCTTGACGAAAAGGCTAATTAcag GCACAAACAAGTGGTGTTGGAAGCTTATGATCAACAATGCGATGAGGCTGCCAAAATATTTGCAGAGTACCACAAACGTCTTCATCAATATGTAAATCAAGCCAGGGATGCTCAAAGGTCAAGTGTTGACTCTTCCATTGAAGTGGTTAGCAACTACAGTGGCAATAGTGAGAAGGAAGCTGTATATTCAACTGTTAAAGGAACTAAAGCTGCAGATGATGTCATTCTTATTGAAACAACTCGTGAAAGAAATGTTCGCAAGGCATGTGAATCTCTTGCAGACCGCATGATTGAAAAAGTGCGAAATTCTTTTCCAGCTTATGAAGGAAATGGGATCCATTTGAGTCCTCAATCAGAAGCTGCCAAATTAGGCTTTGATTTCGATGGGGAGATACCTGATGAAGTTAGAATTGTTATTGTAAATTGTCTCAAAAATCCTCCTCAATTACTTCAGGCAATTAGCACATACACTTCAAGGCTTAAAACTTTGATTTCTAGAGAAATAGAGAAAGTCGACGTTAGAGCTGACGCTGAAGCCTTAAG GTACAAATATGAGAACAACAGAGTTATGGATGTTTCCTCTCCGGATGTGAGCTCACCCTTAAATCAACTTTATGGTAATGAGAAGATAGGAATGGATGTACCTTCTAGAGGAATGCAAAATCAACTTCTTGAAAGACAG AAAGCTCATGTTCAACAATTTTTAGCTACTGAAGATGCTCTCAACAAAGCTGCAGAAGCGAGGGACTTGTGTCAAAAGCTTATAAAACGTCTACAAGGAGGTAGTGATTTAGTTCCTTCACGTTCTCTTGTCGGAGGTGCAACACAGAATGTTGGCAGTCTTAGACAATTTGAG TTGGAGGTTTGGGCCAAAGAGAGAGAAGCTGCTGGGTTAAAGGCAAGCTTAAATACACTAATGTCTGAAATACAACGGTTGAACAAATTGTGTGCAGAGAGGAAAGAGGCTGAAGATTCATtaagaaagaagtggaagaaGATTGAAGAGTTTGACTCCCGTAGATCCGAACTTGAATCCATATATACTGCTCTCCTGAAGGCTAATATG GATGCAGCTGCATTCTGGAACCAACAGCCATTGGCGGCGAGGGAGTATGCTTCCAGTACCATTATTCCTGTTTGCAATATTGTTGCAGACATTTCAAATAGTGCGAAAGAGTTTATTGTCAAAGAAGTTTCTGCATTTTATAGAAGTCCTGATAATAGCCTCTACATGCTTCCATCAAGCCCACAG GCTCTTCTAGAGTCCATGGGTGCTAATGGATCTACAGGACCCGAAGCTGTGGCTGCAGCAGAGAAAAATGCTGCATTGTTGACTGCAAGGGCTGGTGCCAGGGATCCTTCGGCAATTCCATCCATATGTCGTGTTTCTGCTGCTCTTCAATACCCTGCTG GTTTGGAGGGTTCGGATGCTGGTTTGGCATCAGTGTTAGAGTCTCTGGAGTTCTGTTTGAAGCTTCGTGGTTCTGAGGCTAGTGTCCTGGAGGAATTGGCAAAGGCAATAAATTTGGTCCATATTCGACAGGATCTTGTTGAAAGTGGTCATGCACTATTGAACCATGCTTACCGTGCTCAACAAGAATATGCAAG GACAAcaaattattgtttgaatttggCAGCTGAGCAAGATAAGATTGTCATAGAGAAATGGCTACCTGAACTTAAAACTGCAATTTTGAATGCTCAGAAGTGCTTGGAGGACTGCAAATATGTCAGGGGTTTG CTGGACGAGTGGTGGGAGCAACCGGCATCAACTGTTGTAGATTGGGTCACAGTTGACAGACAAAATGTTGGAGCCTGGCATTCTCACGTGAAGCAACTTCTTGCATTTTATGATAAGGAAGATTTGTGA
- the LOC105801566 gene encoding pollen allergen Cro s 1, protein MKMSWFSLVPLLLSLAINNLSEASHGHKLRSAVVSGTVYCDICFQQDFSKAHHFISGASVAVECKDGDSRPSFRQVAKTNEQGEFKVRLPFSVTKHVKKVKGCSVKLVRSSEPYCAVASSSTSSSLHPKSTKQGTKVFSAGFLSFKPLKLPNLCNKKPSVVADSKEYNTPHTLDFEQPNYPIFPPPLEDPATPRPSPLLPNLPPLPQLPPLPPLPGLPFPPIPGRN, encoded by the exons ATGAAAATGAGTTGGTTTTCCTTAGTACCGCTGCTGCTTAGTTTAGCAATCAATAATCTCTCAGAGGCTAGCCATGGACATAAGCTACGTTCTGCTGTTGTTTCTGGAACTGTATACTGTGACATTTGTTTCCAACAAGATTTCTCAAAGGCCCATCACTTTATTTCAG GTGCATCAGTTGCAGTGGAATGTAAAGATGGGGATTCGAGGCCGAGTTTTCGACAAGTTGCGAAAACCAACGAGCAGGGAGAATTCAAAGTTCGTTTGCCATTCTCAGTTACCAAACATGTGAAGAAAGTCAAGGGATGTTCAGTGAAACTTGTGAGAAGCAGTGAGCCATACTGTGCAGTGGCCTCATCTTCAACATCATCATCACTCCATCCCAAGTCAACAAAGCAAGGAACTAAGGTTTTCTCAGCTGGGTTTCTGAGTTTCAAGCCATTGAAACTGCCAAATCTATGCAACAAAAAACCAAGTGTTGTTGCAGACTCTAAGGAATACAACACCCCACACACCTTGGATTTTGAGCAACCAAACTATCCCATATTTCCACCTCCGCTTGAAGACCCTGCAACACCACGGCCAAGCCCACTGCTTCCCAATCTCCCACCATTACCTCAACTCCCCCCTCTGCCACCCCTTCCAGGGCTCCCTTTTCCACCCATTCCTGGAAGGAATTAG